The following DNA comes from Triticum aestivum cultivar Chinese Spring chromosome 3D, IWGSC CS RefSeq v2.1, whole genome shotgun sequence.
taggtaccgagataccgacgatcgaatctcgggcaagtgacataccgatgacaaagggaacaacgtatgttgttatgcggtctgaccgataaagatcttcgtagaatatgtgggagccaatatgggcatccaggtcccgctattggttattgaccggagaggtgtctcggtcatgtctacatagttctcgaacccgtagggtccgcacgcttaacgttacgatgacagttttattatgagtttatgtatgttgatgtaccgaaggagttcggagtcccggatgagatcggggacatgacgaggagtctcgaaatggccgagatgtaaagatcgatatattggacgactatattcggacttcagaaaggtttcgagtgattcgggtatttttcggagtaccggagagttacgggaattcgtattgggccttaatgggccatacgggaaaggagagaaagaccccaaaaggtggccgcacccctccccatgggctagtccgaattggactagggaggggggcgcccccttccttctttcttctttccccttcccttttcctattccaacaaggaaaggaggagtcctactcccggtgggagtaggactccccctcctggcgtgcctctcctccctaggccggcggcctcccccttgctcctttatatacgggggcagaggggcaccccatggacacactggatatacgatattttagccgtgtgcggtgccccctccaccatattacacctcgataataccgttgcggagcttaggcgaagccctgcgtcggtggaacatcatcatcgtcaccacgccgtcggctggatcggagttcgagggacgtcatcgagctgaacgtgtgtagaacttggaggtgccgtacgtttggtacttgatcggtcggatcgtgaagacgtacgactacatcaaccgcgttgtgataacgcttccgctgtcggtctacgagggtacgtggacaacactctcccctctcgttgctatgcatcaccatgatcttgcgtgtgcgtagggaaatttttgaaattactacgttacccaacaccaataaggcccaatacttctccccggtgaattcccgtaactctccggtactccgataaatacccgaatcacttggaacctttccgaagtccgaatatagtcgtccaatatatcgatctttacgtctcggccatttcgagactcctcgtcatgtcctcgatctcatccgggactccgaactacctttggtacatgaaaacacataaactcataatataactgtcatcgaactttaagcgtgcggaccctacgggttcgagaactatgtagacatgaccgagacacgtctccggtcaacaaccaatagcggaacctggatgctcatattggctcccacatattctacgaagatctttatcggtcagaccgcataacaacatacgttgttccctttgtcatcggtatgttacttgcccgagattcgattgtcggtatctcaatacctagttcaatctcgttaccgacaagtctctttacgcgttcggtaatacatcatcccgcaactagctcattagtctcaatgcttgcaaggcttatagtgatgtgcattaccgagtgggcccagagatacctctccgacaatcggagtgacaaatcctaatctcgaaatacgccaacccaacaagtacctttggagacacctgtagagcacctttataatcacccatttacgttgtgacgtttggtagcacacaaagtgttcctccggtaaacgggagttgcataatctcataggcataggaacatgtataagtcatgaagaaagcaatagcaacatactaaacgatcgggtgctaagctaacggaatgggtcaagtcaatcacgtcattctcctaatgaggtgatcccgttaatcaaatgacaactcatgtctatggctaggaaacataaccatctttgattaacgagctagtcaagtagagacatactagtgacactctgtttgtctatgtattcacacatgtattatgtttccggttaatacaattctagcatggataataaacatttatcatgatataaggaaataaataataactttattattgcctctaggtcatatttccttcacctatttCACCAGAAATATGTGAAAATAACATTTTTCACAGGAAACTATTTAACCCAAATATGAAACtgaaatgtcaacttgtgaaacTAATTATTTGGAAATGTGTGGAATTTTATTTCGAAAGAGTAAAATATGTTATTTCAAAAATGTGCAACTGAAATAGATATTATTTTTGTGAAACAAGCCAGTGAAACGTGAAATGCACGTTCTGGAAGTGAAAAAAATGTTAAACTAAAATCTCAACTtgtgaaaatgaaaattttgaaatGTGGAACGGTTTACTTCAAAAGTGTGaaatatgttttttttcaaaaatgtgAAATTAAAATAGATGTGATTTTCATCAAACAAACTAGTGAAAAGTGAAATGTAGGTTCTGAAAGTGAAAAACAATATGAACtgaaatgtcaacttgtgaaacTGATTTTTTTTATGCGTGACAGCTTGTTTAAAAAATGTGAAATATGTTTCAGAAAATGTGCAATTGAAATATATGTGTTATTTGTGAAAAAAGGCCGTGGAAAGTGAAATGTAGGCTCTGAAAGTGAAAAATAATATGAAACCGAAATGTCAACTTGTGAAATCTATTATTTCGAAATGTGGAATGGTTTATTTTAAAATAGTGAAATATGTTCTTTCAAAAATGTTCAATTGAAATATATATGATTTTTCTGATACATGCATGCTACCACCAAGCATGAAATCGACTGTACCATCTCACATGCACAGAGTGTATTGCAGTGTATCTCATCTGAAAAATGGTTCACGTGTTATACACTATTCTTTAGCATTCAATGAATGGCCCGGGATCTGCCGCTATCAGCCGGTAAGGCGCAATTTTCCATTTTGCACGATAATAGGGATTGAAAGAAACAAGAGAGGAAAGCGAATTAAGAAGAAAAGGACGACACGAAGAGATAACGTGGCCCAAGGTGGACCGTAAGGAATCGTTTGCCATAgttcccgccggccggccgaatcACTCACACGCACAGCTCCGCTCAGCTCACAAGTCACAACACACACGCGACCAAGTGAGCGGCTATGGCGACGGGAATGCCAGAGTGCTCCCCGGCCTTGCTGGTGGCCGCCGGCCTCGCCGTGCTAGCGATCTGCTCGTACCTTGCCGCCATCGTTGTCGGCCGCGGCGCCGCGCGGTACCCGCCTGTGGCCGGAACGGTGTTCCACCAGGTATACCACCTCCGGCGGCTGCACGACTACTACACGGACCTGTTCCGCGAGCACGCCACGTTCCGGCTGCTCGCGCCGGGACGGAGGCAGATTTACACCTCCGACACGGCGGTGGTCGAGTACATCCTTAGGACCAACTTCGCCAACTACGGCAAGGTACGCGatacaaggtactccctccgtttcaaaatagacgACTTAATTTTGTATTAGTTTTATATACTAGTTAATACAAAATTGAGTCAtgtattttgaaacggaggaagtagtacAGTAACTAATTTGGATCAAGAGAGTGATCAATAGCTCAGGATGTCCGCTGACATATATGCGTGTGATCGATGTTTCTGAACGACCTCACACAACTAAAGGGCGCGTCTAACTACGACAAGACGAGCGATCTCTTCGGAGACGGCATCTTCACGGCGGACGGCGACAAGTGGAGGCAGCACAGGAAGATCGCCAGCTACGACTTCTCCGCGAGGGCCCTCCGGGACTTCAGCGGCGGCGTCTTCAACAGGGACGCCGCCAAGCTCGCGCACATCGTCTCCGGCAACGCGGCCGCGAAGCAACCCATGGACTTTCAGGTCAACCATCGAGCATCCTCTGACCTATGATCAAGGACGTGTATATTTGACTGGTTTCTTGGATCAGGACTTGCTGATGAAAGCGACGATGGACTCCATCTTCACCATCGCCGTCGGCGTGGACCTGGACACGCTGTCGGGGTCGGAGGAGGGGAGCCGCTTCGCCGCGGCGCTAGACGACGCCAGCGAGTTCACCCTGCTCCGTTTCGTCAATGCGTTCTGGAAGGTGTCGAGGTTCCTCAACGTCGGCGCCGAGGCGGCGCTCCGGCGCAGGATCGAGGTCGTCGACAAGTTCATGTACAAGCGCATCCGTGCCAGGGCGGAGGAGATATCGGACGGCGACATTGGCAAGGCACACGACACTGTTAGTATGCGAGGCTTGAAACTGAGGCTCAGGTTCCCCCTGACGTTGATGACTTGACAGGTGTCCAAGGATGATCTGCTGTCGAGATTCATACAGGCAACCACCAGCGACGCCGGGGAGGTGGACTACAAGCACCTGAGAGACATGATACTGAACATAGTCATGGCCGGCAAGGACCCGACCGCCGGAGCGCTTGCCTGGTTCCTTTACATGATGTGCAAGCACCCGGAGGTCCAGGAGAAGATAAGTGAGGAGGCtgccgacgccggcgaggccacgTCGTCCATCGACGACTTCTCCCGGAGCCTCACCGAGGAGGCGCTCAACAAGATGCACTACCTGCACGCCGCCCTGACGGAGACGCTCCGGCTGTACCCTTCGCTCCCGCTGGTGAGTCCATCCATCTACCTTGAATCGACGGCACACTCTAAACTTGCTGGGATTCCATGAAAGATTATAACTgcagattttttttgaaaagaaggCAATAGATTTACCGTTCATTAATTAAGTACTTAGAAGAAAATTGCATAGTTAATTAATAGTAGTAAAAAACAGTCTTGCTAAATCTTAATCGACTGAGACTTGTTTATGCATTAGTCGATGCTATATCCGTGAGATCTTACATTGAGGTCCATATAGAAGTTTTTTCTTTATTCCTTTTTTCTTACATGTTATGTCACTGTACTGAGATTTGGATGAGTCTCACTGAGACTAGTCCCACCCAACGAAAAACCATCGATAATGTGCCCCAAGTTGATACCCGTAAAGGCAAAGCAGTGTCAGACCTGAGCCACCAATGCAAGCAACTCTCACAGGATGCTAAGCAGACCATGGCCAGCTCGTGGACTAAACCGAGGGTGGGCAGAGTAAAACTCAATCCAGATGGTTCTTACCTTGAAAACAAAGGGGTGCAGGCATCATTCTCAGGGATTCTGAAGGCTCAGTAATTCTTAGTTCATGCAGACATGTATTCACATGCGCTGATGCATTAGAAGCAGAGCTATTAACTATAAAAGAAGGAATTTCATTAGCACTGCAATGGACTTACTTACCCGTTGATGTCGAATCCGATTGTTCGGAGGCTATCTCGACGATCAAGGAAGGAGTTGGCAACAAATAAAAGCATGCGTTCATAGTCAAGGAGATCATTGATAGTATGGAGGAAAGAGATTCTTGTATTAGTCACACTCGTCAAAACTGTAATAATGCTAGTCATTCTATGGCTACTTTTGGTAGTTTGTAGTGCCGAACTGTGGTTTGGCTAGGCTTTGGATCAGAAGAGGTTGTGAAAATTATTGGACGAGATTATAATACCGACCGAACTTTGAGTAATATGAGAACTTTTCCACAAAACAAAAAACCAGGCTAAAACCATCACAATTTGTTGAGCTGCACAACTTCAGATATGAGTTCTTTTTGTGCTTCAGGATAACAAGGAGTGCTTTTCCGACGACATTTTGCCCAACGGCTTCAGCGTCGGCAAGGGAGACATCGTATTCTACGCACCCTACGCCATGGGCCGGATGGAGCGGCTGTGGGGCGAGGACGCCATTGTCTTCCGGCCCGAAAGATGGCTCGACGAGCGCGGCAAGTTCTTGCCGGAGAGCCCTTTCAAGTTCACAGCTTTCCAGGCTGGTCCAAGGATCTGCTTGGGAAAGGAATTCGCGTACAGGCAGATGAAGATCTTCGCGGCCGTGTTGCTCCGCTTCTTCGTGCTCGCGTTGTGTGACAAGGATGAAAGCGTCAACTACAGGACCATGATCACGCTCTACATCGATCAGGGTCTCCATCTTACGGCTACGGCGAGAGGCATCGTGTAGCCAACTTTGTACTCAAGATACGCGTACGCGCACGATTGAATGTCTCTTTTTTTTTATTCTCGCGATTGAATGTCTCAAGTATTGAACCTTAGCCCGGACATGGAAGTAGATCCGTGTGAACATATATTTTGTGAACCACCTTTTTTTTAAAATTCGGATATGAGCAACTTCTTTAAAAAATTAAACCTTTtttaaaatagaatttttttccccTAGTACTTTTAAATATGGCATAAATATTTAAGAAATGTTCTTgtcattttaaaaatgttaataatAATGTAAAAATATTATCATAATTTTtagaaaaaattcaaaaacaaaattgTGCATGACATTTAAAAAGTTTAGACATTTAAAAATATGTTAATGAAATTTTAAAATTCTTAGCAATTTTAAAAAATTCTATGACACTTTAGGAAAAAAATCATAAACCCTTAAtaattttttgcatgttttacCAAAAATGTTGATAGCATTTAAAAATATGTTAAATGCGATGGAAAATACTTATTTTGTATTAAAAGAAAACTCAGTGTGCATTTTAAAAAATTTGAACATTTAATCGGATATATTTGCGATGTTATTTGAAAAATATGTTTAGTGTGCATTTAAAAAATGTCACTGCtacacaaaaatgttcaatgtgtatttttaAAAGTTCACATGtatttatttttaaataaagtcaCCCAAAGAAGGCGGATTTTTTTAAAATATTCGCCGGCTCGACAGCCGTTAGATCTAGTGTGAACCTATGACCCAGACGCGTTCTTACAATTGCAACAACGATGGTGTTGCGGAAACTTTCGCAACAGATGTCATGTTACGGAAACTTTTGCAACAGAAGTCCTGTTACATAATGTTTTTGCAACAGAGGTCCAGTTGCGGAATTTTTTTCCAAAACTTTATTTTTTTGCACAATTTTTTTGCAACATAGATCCTGTTGTAGAACCTCGTTGCAACACAAAGTGTGTTGCAAAAGCACCTCGGGGTGATAATTCACTGCAGCAAACACACAACGGTTCTGAGCCAAGGAGAAGATAAGACTAAGTGGGCATGAAGAAAGACACGTGGCAATTGGAGCAGGCGGTGGATGCGGCCGAGCGATCCGCCGGTTGATTATTAGGATTTCCCCCCAAAGAAAACCAAAATAACAAATAACGAAATaacgaaaaatagaaaatgaaaaccGAAAGAAAACTGATAAAAAAACCGATAGAGTAAAACacagaaaagcaaaataaaaaaccAGGCGGAACCCCAATATCGGGCCTAAGTTTCGAAAACCAATCTGGAGTATGAGGCCGCGCAGTTGGGCTAGCCCAATAAGACGAACACTGTAGGTTAGGGCTCTCGTCGATTTCGCAGTAAGCCAAACATAGGACGGGTGTTCGTGTTTGCTGCTCATAGCGAGGAATAGGTATGCTCCGTCCGATGTAACACCGGTCCATCAACACATATATTTCTACTTTTGTAAATTTCAATAAATATGTTTTAAATGTACTAAATTAAAAAGTGGCGGAATAAGTACCAAAAATGGTTTATTGCTTTGAAAACTAAATTGTTTGAAAtaaatgtgtgaacattttttaaatacatgataaacTCTTTTTAAACACACAATGAACCTGTTTCAAACACACCTTTCTCCCAAAACACTTTTTAGGTAATATAGAAACATCATTCACAATCTATTTAGTACTCGCTCTGTTCCATAacgtaagacattttttgacactggTCAAAAAccttcttacattatgggacggaggtagtagaacaTTAGAAAGgaaaaaatagagagagagagaaaacaatACCTTTTTAAAAACAAATTAAAACAATACATGTCGACGTGCTTACGTGCATGCTGCGTCTGCACTGGACCTGGCCTATTTTGGAGGGGGACACATGAGACGACACCGTATTCGGCCTCACGATAAGCGAGTTCTAGACGTTCCCAAACTGTCTCAAGGGCCTCCTGCTACTTCGCTACGAGTAGCTACGTATTGTGAGAATGCCCTTCACTTGGGAGGCTGAGGACATTGTTGGAGCACGCCCCATCGCCAATTGCCCACATGGGAGGGAAATTCCACCCCTCTCTCCGCGTCCTCTTGCGTGGATTGTCATCTCTCCCTACCAATGGGACGTACGGACGTCCAATCCGCCGCTCATCTCAGCGGAAAACAAGCCAAATTAATGTTCATCTACGTGTAACAACCTTCCCCGCCATTTTTGGTCACATATTTTCGTTGCCCGTGCCATTCCCTCTTACCGTCTGCATCTATAAGAAGGTCGGCGCTTCCCCTCCCGGCTCATCTCCCCCTCCCAACTCCacttccttctccacctccactTCGCTCGTCTTCACCATGTCGCTTTCCCTGTGACTGTATTGGGTGCAACTCATGGGGAAGGAGGAACGAATGATGGACGAGGAGGTCGCATGAGAAGAGGTCGTCCTCattgttgaggaggaggaggagtggatcgcCGGGACGCGCTGGAGGAGGCATAGGAGGATATCACCCTCATTTTTAGGAGGATTAGGGTCTTCGGGGCGCACTAGATGATTCCCGCCCCAATGTTGCGCCGTTGCCCTGCCACAACCGGTTCGTCGATGCCTCACTATTATGGAGGCACAGGATGCACGTTACACCGCCTATGCCTTGGTCGTCCACCCCAGTTTAATCTGTCAGGAGACCATCATCGAGCAAGAGTTGGCGGTGGTGAGGAAGCGCGACATCTAACGTGAGTTCGAGGTGACATAGGCGGTAGCAAGGGAGACCTCAGCGACA
Coding sequences within:
- the LOC123079558 gene encoding cytochrome P450 704C1 isoform X1; translated protein: MATGMPECSPALLVAAGLAVLAICSYLAAIVVGRGAARYPPVAGTVFHQVYHLRRLHDYYTDLFREHATFRLLAPGRRQIYTSDTAVVEYILRTNFANYGKGASNYDKTSDLFGDGIFTADGDKWRQHRKIASYDFSARALRDFSGGVFNRDAAKLAHIVSGNAAAKQPMDFQDLLMKATMDSIFTIAVGVDLDTLSGSEEGSRFAAALDDASEFTLLRFVNAFWKVSRFLNVGAEAALRRRIEVVDKFMYKRIRARAEEISDGDIGKAHDTVSKDDLLSRFIQATTSDAGEVDYKHLRDMILNIVMAGKDPTAGALAWFLYMMCKHPEVQEKISEEAADAGEATSSIDDFSRSLTEEALNKMHYLHAALTETLRLYPSLPLDNKECFSDDILPNGFSVGKGDIVFYAPYAMGRMERLWGEDAIVFRPERWLDERGKFLPESPFKFTAFQAGPRICLGKEFAYRQMKIFAAVLLRFFVLALCDKDESVNYRTMITLYIDQGLHLTATARGIV
- the LOC123079558 gene encoding cytochrome P450 704C1 isoform X2, with the protein product MATGMPECSPALLVAAGLAVLAICSYLAAIVVGRGAARYPPVAGTVFHQVYHLRRLHDYYTDLFREHATFRLLAPGRRQIYTSDTAVVEYILRTNFANYGKGASNYDKTSDLFGDGIFTADGDKWRQHRKIASYDFSARALRDFSGGVFNRDAAKLAHIVSGNAAAKQPMDFQDLLMKATMDSIFTIAVGVDLDTLSGSEEGSRFAAALDDASEFTLLRFVNAFWKVSRFLNVGAEAALRRRIEVVDKFMYKRIRARAEEISDGDIGKVSKDDLLSRFIQATTSDAGEVDYKHLRDMILNIVMAGKDPTAGALAWFLYMMCKHPEVQEKISEEAADAGEATSSIDDFSRSLTEEALNKMHYLHAALTETLRLYPSLPLDNKECFSDDILPNGFSVGKGDIVFYAPYAMGRMERLWGEDAIVFRPERWLDERGKFLPESPFKFTAFQAGPRICLGKEFAYRQMKIFAAVLLRFFVLALCDKDESVNYRTMITLYIDQGLHLTATARGIV
- the LOC123079558 gene encoding cytochrome P450 704C1 isoform X3, which produces MATGMPECSPALLVAAGLAVLAICSYLAAIVVGRGAARYPPVAGTVFHQVYHLRRLHDYYTDLFREHATFRLLAPGRRQIYTSDTAVVEYILRTNFANYGKGASNYDKTSDLFGDGIFTADGDKWRQHRKIASYDFSARALRDFSGGVFNRDAAKLAHIVSGNAAAKQPMDFQDLLMKATMDSIFTIAVGVDLDTLSGSEEGSRFAAALDDASEFTLLRFVNAFWKVSRFLNVGAEAALRRRIEVVDKFMYKRIRARAEEISDGDIGKAHDTVSKDDLLSRFIQATTSDAGEVDYKHLRDMILNIVMAGKDPTAGALAWFLYMMCKHPEVQEKISEEAADAGEATSSIDDFSRSLTEEALNKMHYLHAALTETLRLYPSLPLDAKQTMASSWTKPRVGRVKLNPDGSYLENKGVQASFSGILKAQ